Below is a window of Pseudoalteromonas undina DNA.
ACCCTGTTTTTCACAGAAATGTGGGAACGAATGAGTTACTACGGTATGCGAGCTATGCTCGTATTATTTATGACAGCAAGTTTACAACAAGAAGGCTTAGGATTTACCGTTGCTTCTGCTGCTGCAATTTATGGCTTATACACAGGTTCAGTATACTTTTTAGGTTTACCTGGTGGCTGGTTAGCAGATAGATTATTTGGTGGTCAAAAAGCAGTATGGTACGGCGGTATCATCATCATGTGTGGCCACATTATTTTAGCCGTTCCGCATGAATATTCTTTTTTCATTGGTTTAATCTTTGTCGCAACGGGTACTGGTTTACTTAAACCTAATATCAGTGCCATGGTTGGTCAGCTTTATACTGACGAAGATGAACGCCGTGACGGTGGTTACGCTATTTACTACATGGGTATTAACTTAGGTTCTTTAATTGGTTACTACGTTTGTGGTTACTTTATGGAAAACGTAGGTTGGCACTGGGCATTTGGTGCAGCTGCTGTAGGTATGGCTATTGGTTTAATACAATACAAACGTACACTTAATAACTTACCAGAACATAGCTCGTTACCTGCGAATCCATTAAGCCCTAAAGGTGCTTCACGCGCCTGGGGCGGTATTGCTGCGTTTGTAATTGTTGTTGCCAGCGTGACTGCTGCTGCGATGACAGGCGCTATAGTTATTAACCCGACTATTGTTGCAGGTTACACAGCAGTTGTATTTACTGTTATCTTTTTCATTTACTTTGGCCTTGTTTATTTCAAAGGCAAACTAACCGACGCTGAAAAGCAAAGAATGTGGGCGCTATTTTTAGTCTGTGTCGCTTCTGCGTGTTTTTGGTCTGGTTTTGAACAAGCGGGTTCTTCATTAAACCTATTTGCTCGTGACTACACAGACCGTCTTATTGGCACATTTGAAATTCCAACGACTTGGTTCCAATCTTTAAACTCGCTATTTATTATTGCCCTATCACCATTTTTTGCCGCTCTTTGGATTAATTTATCTAAGAAAATGGTTTCGCCTACTTATAGCGTAAAATGTGCGTTGGGCTTAGTTATTATGGCTTCAGGCTTTTTAGTTATGTTTATGGCAGCACATTACGCAGCTGAAGGCTTAAAAGTAGCTCCTTACTGGCTGGTTACAACGTATTTTTTACATACAGTGGGTGAGCTTTGTTTAAGCCCAGTCGCATTGAGTGCGGTAAGTAAATTATCTCCTCGTCGCTATACGGGTCAAATGATGGGTGTATTTGTACTGACATACTCAATTGGTAACGTAATTTCAGGATTACTTGCTGGTAACTTTGATCCTAACAATGTTGCAGAAATTCCTAACCTTTACTTACAAATTGCATTATTTAGTATCGGTGTAGGTATCATCTTAGTACTGATGAGCTTCAAAGCTAAGGTATGGGAAAAACAAGGTTTAGAACAAACCGCACCAGCACAATAATTTAAATTAATC
It encodes the following:
- a CDS encoding peptide MFS transporter, with the translated sequence MSSNSDSGWFGHPKGLSTLFFTEMWERMSYYGMRAMLVLFMTASLQQEGLGFTVASAAAIYGLYTGSVYFLGLPGGWLADRLFGGQKAVWYGGIIIMCGHIILAVPHEYSFFIGLIFVATGTGLLKPNISAMVGQLYTDEDERRDGGYAIYYMGINLGSLIGYYVCGYFMENVGWHWAFGAAAVGMAIGLIQYKRTLNNLPEHSSLPANPLSPKGASRAWGGIAAFVIVVASVTAAAMTGAIVINPTIVAGYTAVVFTVIFFIYFGLVYFKGKLTDAEKQRMWALFLVCVASACFWSGFEQAGSSLNLFARDYTDRLIGTFEIPTTWFQSLNSLFIIALSPFFAALWINLSKKMVSPTYSVKCALGLVIMASGFLVMFMAAHYAAEGLKVAPYWLVTTYFLHTVGELCLSPVALSAVSKLSPRRYTGQMMGVFVLTYSIGNVISGLLAGNFDPNNVAEIPNLYLQIALFSIGVGIILVLMSFKAKVWEKQGLEQTAPAQ